The sequence below is a genomic window from Rhizobium gallicum bv. gallicum R602sp.
GGTCCCTTGGGAACGGTACGTGTGAGCTTCGTTCCGCACAACGAGTTCGGCGTCATCGACCATACGGTAACAATCGAAAGCGGACTACGGGTCTACAACGCGCTGCGTATCGTGCCGAACGGCGACGGCTGCGAGGTGATGTTCACGCTGTTGAAACAGCCAGGCATGACGGACGACCAATTCGCCGCTGATGCCGCCCATGTGCAGAAGGACCTCGGCGCCTTGAAATCGCTGATGGAGATGTAACCGATGGAAAAAAGCGCAAACGACCTGAAGATCGACTACATTGAATTCAACGTCGCCGACATAGCGGCGGCAAAGGTCTTTTACGGTAACGCATTTGGTTGGAGTTTCACTGATTATGGCCCCAGTTATTGCGAATTCGATGACGGCCGCCTGACGGGCGGCTTCACAAATATCCAACCGCCGCGCCCGGGTGGTGGCCCGCTTGTGATCCTATACGCCGACAAACTTGAGGAAGCGCTGGAGAAGGTCGAACAGGCCGGAGGCAAGATCGTAAAGCCGATCACCGCCTTTCCGGGCGGCCGACGGTTTCACTTCCTTGACAAGGATGGCTACGAACTGGCCGTGTGGAGCAAGACTTAAAGCGGGAAGCTAGGCAGCGATTGTCGAGATCGCATCGGCAGATTCCAGCACGACAAGCGCACCTAGAACTTGCCCGCATAGGTCGCGCAACGGCGACATGCGGCAACGCGTGCGCCTGCTTTCACCGCGCTGTTCGTAGTTGTATTCGACATGCTGCCCCGCGAAGCAGGCGTCGAACTTGGCCCTCGCTTGTGCCACGAACTGTTCCTCTCCGATGAATTCCATCACATGGCGGCCGATCATGTCGATCGGACTTCGTCCGAGATATGCACAGTTCACCGGGTTGGAATAAAGATAGCGGTAGTCGCGCGTGAGCACCGCAACACGATCCGGGAAGGTCTCGAGAATCGCCGAATTGAGAAAATTCCCGTTGTCGACATTGGTCACATAGGCCTTCGGTGCAGGTAGCGGCAATTCCCGCGGCAATGCAACATCCGCACGCGGCAGCGCGCCGAAACAGCGCTCCAAAAGGGATATGAGCCTGGTTGAGTGATGGCTGACGCTGGCAGCGTCACCGGCATCCTGCTGCAGCAGATAGCCGACAAACTGAAGCTGCATGTACACCTCCATGAGGTTGGCCGCGTGATGGTCCACAATTACTTCGACCAAAAGTTCGAAACCACCATCAAGGGTTGCAACGCGACGATCGTCGCCAAGACGAATTGCCTCTTCGATCTGCGAGCAGCGCGATGAGAAAGCTTGCAAAAGTTCGAGCAAGGCGCCTCCAGATCCCTTATTCTCCAATGGGATTCATATTCTCCCCGCTTTGGCAGAATTCAACGCATATGACATAAACATGAATCCCGCTACTCGCCCTAGTAGCGACGGATAACATGATTAGGATTCAGTTCAACGTGGACGACACATGGGTTTTAGTGGATGAGATATAAGAGGTTGAAAGCCCGTCACTTAAGAACTTCGTGCTTTACCTTCCAACGGTCGTGGTACCAGAGCCATTGGGCCGGGTATTCCCGCACCCAGCTTTCAACCTTGTCGTTCAGCATCTGAGCGGTCGCCGTCAGGTCGAGATTGCCCTTCTCGTCGCGCGGCATGTCCAGCTTCGGTTCGATCTCCAGCCGATAGCGGTTGCCGGCAAGCCGGATGCAGCGCGCGGGGTAAACCTCGCAGTTGAACTGACGGACGAGTTTCGGCAAGAGTGGGTTCGTCTTCGTGTCCAGGCCGAAGAAGGTGGTCTTCAGCCCTTTGCGGAACTTCTGATCGACGAGAACGCCGACACCCTGCCCGGCTTCGAGCTGACGCGCCAGCGCAAAGGCCGAGCCGGCATGCGACGGCACGAGCTTGCCCATGCGGGCGCTGCGGAAATCGAAGACCTTCTGGGCGACATAAGGATTGTTCGGCGGACGGAAGAGAACCGTCACATGCAGACCGAAGGCAGCGCTGCTGACGGGCAGGAGTTCGAAATTGCCCGTATGCGCCGTAAAAACGATGAACGGCCGGGGATTGTCCCGCAGGTCGAGGAAGATCGGGATCCCCGAGACCTCCACCCTGCCCGGACCGGTCCTTTCCGGATCGAAATCGAACAAACGGTCCAGAAAAACGTATTCGGCGGCGAGCCGTCCCATATTGCCCCAACTCGCCAGGGCGATTTCTTTTAGCTCCGCCTCACCCTTCTCGGGGAAGGCGTTGCGCAGGTTGAAGAGCATTAGCTTGTGGCGCGACGTGTGCGGACCGATCTTGCGGGTCAGCCAGTCAGCAAATCGGATCGCGCTGTCTGCCGGAAACAACTTCAGGAAATTCATGAAGCCAAAGGCCAGCTGAGCGATCAGCCATTGGCGGAAATGCTCGAGCTTCAGAACGATCCGGGTGAGGAAAAGCTTCACCGGTTCAGTCCATCTTCAGGATGATCTTGCCGAAGATCTGGCGCGATTCCATGCGTTCGAGCGCACGGTCGATATCGTCGAAGCGGACTTCGGTGTCGATGACCGGATGAATGAGGCCGCGGCCCATCTTCTGCATGGCATTCGCCATATTCTCGATGCGGCAGCCGAAGGAGCCGAGCAACTTCAGCTGCTGCTGGAAGAGCATCATCAGGTTCATGTCGGTGGAAACGCCCGACGTCGAGCCGCAGGTGACGAGGCGGCCGCCGCGCTTCATGCACAGCATCGAGCCCGCCCAGGTGTCCTTGCCCACGTGTTCGAAGACGACATCGACGCCCTTTTTTTTCGTGAGCTTGCGCACGAGGCCCTCGAAGCGGTCCGTGCGGTAGTTGATGACGTGATCGGCGCCGAGCGCCTTGGCCTTCTCGATCTTGTCGTCCGAGCCGACGGTGGTGATTACGGTGCAACCGATCTTCTTGGCGAGCTGGATTGCCGCCGTGCCGATGCCCGAACCGCCTGCATGCACGAGGATCGTCTCGCCGGGTTCGAGCTTGGCATTGTCGAAGAGCATGTGCTCGACGGTCCCGAAGGTGACGGGCGCCAGTGCCGCGCCGATGGCATCGACGCCGGGCGGGGCCGGAACGAGCAGGCGGGCCGGAAGGTTCACCTTCTCCTGCGCAAAGCCGTCAAGATGGAAGCCATGGACGCCGGAGACGTGTTCGCAGAGATTGTCGCGGCCTTCGCGACACGGACGGCAGAGACCGCAGGTGCGCGCGCCATAGATTGCGACCAACTGGCCGGGCAGGACATTCGCGACACCCGGGCCGATCGCCTCCACGACGCCCGAGGCCTCCGCGCCGATGACGAGCGGCATCTTGCGCTTGGCGAATGCCATGCCGCGCCAGCCCCAGACGTCGATATGGTTGAGGGCGACTGCCTTGACGCGCAGCGTCGCCTCACCGGCAGCGGGAGCATCCGGTTCCGGCAAATCGGTGATCTCAAGCTTGCGGTCATCGATCAGTTGCAAAGCGCGCATAAAAAACCTCTCGCCTCGAAGGCGTCTTCTCTCTTTTATTGTGTCGGCAACCGCTTAAGCCGGTTCGAGCGCCATGACAAGGCTGGCGTTCTGCCCGCCGAAACCGAAAGAGTTCGAAAGCACGGCGCAGACCTGCTGTTCGCGCTTCCTGTTCGGTACGACATCGAGAACGATAGATGGATCCGGGTTGTTGTAGTTAATCGTCGGCGGCAGCGTGCCGGTGAGCATGGTCTGCAGCGAGAACACCGCTTCGACCGCGCCAGCCGCCGTCAGCGTATGGCCGATCATCGACTTGTTGGAGGACAGCGGAATGGAGGCCATGCGCTCGCCGAAGACGGCAAGCATCGAGCCATATTCCATCTTGTCGTTTTCCGGCGTCGAGGTGCCGTGAGCATTGATGTAGCCGATGCCGCTTTCATCGATGCCGGCATCGGCAAGCGCGGCATGGATCGTCGCGATCGCCGGGCCGCCATCCGGCGACGAACGGGTGCGATGGAAGGAGTCGGCCTTTTCACCCGCGCCCTTCATGATGCCGAGTACCTTGGCGCCACGCGCGACAGCCGCTTCCAGTGATTCGAGGACCAGCGTCGCTGCACCTTCGGCGATGACGAAACCATCGCGATCCTTGCTGAAAGGCTTGGAGGCCTTGGTCGGCGGATCGTTCTGCGTCGACAGCGCGGAAAGCAGCGAAAAGCGGATGAGCGCTTCGGCGCTCAGCGAACCATCGGTCGCAACCGCAAGGGCGCGATCGGTACGACCCTGGCGGATCGCCTCGATGCCGAGCTGGATCGCGGTGGCGCCAGATGCACATGCGGTCGAAAGCGTCACCGGCAGCCCGCGCGTGCCGAAACGGTCGGCCAGACGCTCGGAGATCGCGCCGAAGAGTGCTGCTTCATGGAAGGCGGGATCCGTGCGCTGGCGCATCGCGGCCAGGAACCGCTCGTAGGCATCGCCCGGATGGTCGGACGGCGGCGAACGGTCGGCGAGATCGAAGCGGGCGCTCCATTCCGGCTCGATCGGCGGCGCGGCGAGAAAGAGCGGACCGTTGAAATCGCCGGAGATACCGGCATCGCAGAGCGCTTCAATCGTCGTTTCGCGGGCGAATGCGTAGGAACGCTCAACGGCGTTCGGCACCGGGATATCGATGAAATCAACAGTGCCGGCAATGCGGGTCGAAAGCCCGTCGGTCGGAAAGCGCGTGATGCCGTGGATCCCGGAAGTGCCGGAGGTCAGCGCCGCCCAGTTGTCCTTGAGCCCTTGGCCGAGCGAGGTGATTATTCCCATACCCGTGACCGCGACGATCGGGCGGCCAAGATGATCCTTGTAAGTCGCTTCTGTCATTTGATCACTCCTCACGCATCCGCGGAAAGAACGGCGACACCCTCGCCGCGCTGGTGGCCGACTGCGGTGACGACAGCGGCCGTGGTACCCGCGCTCATCGGTTTTTCCTGCGCGGCATCAAAAGGCGGCACCTTCGCGTTGCTGTCGACGGCGAGCGCCGCAAAGGCAAGTCCAAGGGTAAACTGCGCTTCGATGGCATGGCCGGACACGCCGCCGAAGCCGCGGATGGCCGCGCCCGGAAGCTGATGCTCCAGAACCGCCTTCTCGCGCTCTGCCAGATCATGCATGCCGGTCGAGCCCGAGAAGATCGCAATTGTTTCCGGCGCAAGATTCTTGGCCGGCTGCAGCAAGCGCTCGAGACGAACCTCAAGGTTTCCGGCATTCCGGTTACCGCGGTCGCCCTCGATGGAATCGATCGTCGCATAGATATGCGCCCCCCGCGCTTCCGCATGCTTGCGCGATTCCAGAACGAGAAACGCCCCGGCCGAACCCAGGATCATCCCGCCGCCTTCGGTATCCTTGCGCGACCAAAGCGGCGCCCATTTGCCCTGCAGGTGAGCGCCGATCGATTCGGGCAAAAGAATCATGTCCTGACGCTCGGCGACAAAGGCACCGCCGACGAGCGCATGCGAGGATTCGCCCGACTTGATCCGGTAGAATGCGGTTTCGACCGCGGAGATGCCTGCAGCCTCCTCCCCCATGAACGTCCGCGACGAACCGGTGACCTTATGGACGATCGAAATATTGCCGGCAAGGAGGTTGGAAAGCTGCGCCAGGAAGAGTGTCGGGCGCAGTTCAGTGGTCAGCTTCTCGTTGAGTAAGAGCTCGCGATCATTGCGCTTGAGGCCCTCGTCGACGATCAGTGTATCAACATTGATGTCACGCTCGCCGCCGCCGGCGGCAACGATCATGTCCATCCTGCCGCAGGTTTCCGCATTCTCCTTGAAGCCCGCGTCATCGAGCGCCAGGCCGGCGGCAAAGACGCCGATGCGCTGCCAGTTCTCCATCTGGCGCTGGTCGCCGCGCTTGGCGATCTGCTGCGACCAGTCGATTTCCGGCAGCGGATGCACCGGATAGGGCTTGAATTTCTCGGTCTCGATGATCGGCTCCGGTGCTCGGCCTGCCGTCAAGAGCGCGACATGCGCATCCTTGCCGACGCCCTGACAAGTGACGATACCGACGCCGGTGATGACGACATCATTTTGAGCCTTGCTCATCCCTTTACTCCCTGCGCGGCGATTGCATCCATCAGGCCGACCTCGACCGCGCGCTTTTTCACGATATCGCCGAGCGGAACCTCGCTGAAGGGCATGGTGCGCAACTTCAGTTGCGCATCGCAGACCTTCTTGCCGCCGCTCGTGATCTTTGCCTTGGTCACGGCAAAACCGGACCCGTCATGCTCCAGAAACGCCTCGATGTCGAGAACCGCCTCTGGCTCGACGAAAGTGCGCATCTTGGCGCCGTCCACCGACATCAGGAACGGCATCGCGGCAAAATCAGTCGCGGCCAGCACCAGCATGCCCGAGGCCTGCGCCATGGTTTCAATGAGAAGCACGCCCGGAACGAGCGGCATACCCGGAAAATGGCCTTCGAAGACGGGGCTTTTCGCCGGCACAACGGAACGCGCCTTGAGCACACCCTTTTCTAGGTCGACCGCTTCCACGCGGTCAATCATCTGGAAATATTCCAGCAGCATCGGATCCTCCGGCCCGGCGGGAAAGCAAGCGCCGGATACGCCTAGTTAGGAACAAAACCGCCCGGCCGCTACGGTTCGCAGAGGCAGGGCGGAGAAAAAAGATAGCTGTGTCGCTCAGGCCTTGGCGGCGCGAAGCTCATCGATCTTGGCACAGAGGTTCTTCAGCACGAAATATTCCTCGGTGGAAACCTTCCCCTCGTTGACTTCCTGCGTCCACTTTTCGAGCGGGATCTTGATGCCGAATTCCTTGTCGATGGCGAAAACGATATCGAGGAAGTCGAGGCTATCGATACCGAGGTCGTCGATCGTATGGCTCTCCGGCGTGATCGTCTCGCGATCGATCTCGCTGGTTTCTGCAATGATGTCGGCAACTTTATCGAATGTAGCGGTCACGCGCTGTACCTCTTTCAATGACGAATTCATCCCCCTCATAGGCAAATCCATTTCAAAAGCCAATGCTTTCGCATGATCTGCTTTCAAATTTGACGGGCAACTGTTGCCGAAACAGCAATTCGCATAGAGGCTCGGAACACCAGGCCAGCATTCTTATCTGGATAGCGCCGAAATTCTCCTGCGAAGCACAGTCAAAGCAGAGCGACGAATGCCAGAAACACGGCGATCGCCAGTATCATGCAACTCGCATTGAATACCGCGATCCCGTCTTCGACGTCCTTGACGGTGGCGGTGCCGCGGCCCGCGCCGTTGATCATAGGTTCGCTGACGACAATGCCGGAATAGACACGCGGACCTGCCAATTGAACATCAAGTGCACCGGCCATGGCCGCTTCCGGCCGGCCGGAATTCGGGGAGCGATGCAGACCGCCGTCGCGGATCGCTACCTGGAAGGCCTCGCGGCTGGCGCTTGCGCCGCGCCGAAGCCAGGCGCCAGCGGCGATCAGCAGGATGGCAAGACGGGCGGCCGGCCAATTCGCCAGATCGTCGAGGCGAGCCGAGGCCCAGCCGAAATCGATGTACTTGTCCGACTTGTGCCCGATCATCGAGTCGGCGGTATTCAGCATCTTGTAGAGGAAGAGGCCGGGCAGGCCGAGGACGACATACCAGAACGCCGGTGCAACGACGCCGTCGGAGAAGTTTTCGGCGAGGCTTTCGATCGCCGCACGGCAAATTCCCGGCTCGTCGAGCGTTTCGGGATCGCGGCCGACAATGCGGGAAATGGCCTTGCGGCCGCCGACGATCCCCTCGCCGCGCAAGGCTTCTGCCACCGCAGAAACGTGATCCGCAAGGCTCTTCTGCGCCATGAAGATCGCGACGCAGGCAACTTCGAGAAGAATTCCCACAAAGCCGAACAGTCCGAAGAACCAGTGCAGCACGAGCCCGGCGGCGGCGCTGAACGCCAATAACACGGTGATCGAGACGGTGCCGTTCAGCCGCCGCTCGGCCTTCGTCAGCGTCTCGCTGTTGAACTGCCGGTCGAAATTGGAAATCGCCTTGCCGAAGAGGACGACGGGATGCGGCAGCCGCGACCACAGCAAATCCGGATCGCCGACGATCCGGTCGAGAAGGAGCGCCAGCAACAGCACGAGGAGATTTTCGTCGATCGTCATCCGTCAAAACTTTCCAAAGCGACCACAAGCCTGTTGTCGGCGGCGAAATCGGGAGGGAGGCCGAAACGCAGCCATTCCGGCGCATAGTCGAACTTGCGGACGAGAATATGGTGGCGGCAGAGATGCGTGTGAATGCGGCCTGCGCGACTGTCTACGACGAGCGAAAAGAGCCGAGTACCGCCGGTCGTTTCCAAACCGGCGCCTTTCAACACGCCCTCCAAGGCATTCTGGCGCTCGGCGATCCTTCGGATGATCGGAGCCGTATCCGACCGCAGCAAGGACGCGGCAATCGACAGCGCCGGGCCGGACACCGCCCAAGGGCCGAGCCAATCCTCGAAACGCTCGCGCATATCGCTTGCAGTCACGACGAAGCCGAGCCGCAGACCTGCGAGTCCGAAGAACTTCCCGAACGAACGGAAGATGACGAGATTTGAAAGGCGCGATGCCAGAGGCACGAGACTCAAATTCGGCTCAGCATCGCCGAAGGCTTCGTCGACGACGAGACAGCCGCCCTGCCCTTTCAGCCGGTCATGCAGCGCGGCTAGCTCGTCCGGCTTATAGCTTTGGCCATCGGGATTGTTCGGATTGACGACGACTGCAAGCGCGTGCCGGTCGTCGACAGCCCCGATCCCATCGATCGCATCCACGATAAAGCCGGCTGACCGGAACGCTTTTTCGTATTCGCCGTAGGTCGGCGAGACGATCGCTACTCGCCCGCCGGGCTCGACCAGTCTGGGCAGAAGCTGGATCACCGATTGCGTCCCTGGAACCGGCAACGGCAGGAGATCGCCGCTGCGGTAATAGTCGCGGGCAGCGGCAACGGCGGATTGCACCAGATATTTGTCCGGCAGGCGATGCCAGGATTCAGCAGGAATGTCCGGCAGCGCCGCCGGGCACGGATTGATGCCGGTCGATAGATCAAGCCAATCCTCCGGCCTTCCGCCAAAGGCAGCGGCGGCGGCCGAGATCCCGCCGCCGTGCATGATCGGAACACTCATGCGGCGGCTCCGGCAAGGTCGATGAGATGCATATAAGACCCAGCGATCTGGCCGCGGCGAAGGCCGGCTTCACCGAGACTGATGCCGAGAGCATCGCTCACCGTGAAGAGCCTGTCGGCGTCGCCTTCGCGAACCACAGTGGAGTAATGATATTCATGGGCCGTCATGCCATGGCCGAAGAATGCCCCGTCGACCGGCTGAACGCGGCGATAGCCGAGATGCCGGCTGCGCTCTTCATAGCTGGTGACAAGCGGCAGCAGGCCGAGCATCTCGTGCCGCGTGCCGCCGGCGTCAATCAGCCCGTCGCCAAGAACCATGTAGCCGCCGCACTCGCCGTAAATGCGCGTGCCGCGCCTTGCAGCCTCGACCATCGCCCGGCGGAAATTCTGCGCATCCGCGATCTCTCCGGCATGCAGTTCCGGATAGCCGCCCGGCAGATAGATCGCGTCGGCATCGGCGGCGGGTGCTTCGTCGGCCAGCGGCGAGAAGAAGGAGATTGTTGCCCCGCGGCGGCGCCAGCCGAGCAGCATATGTTCGTAGCAAAAGGCAAAGGCGATGTCGCGGGCAACGGCAATCCGGCTTCCGAGCGGCGCCAGCCGATGGATATTCGCCGCCGAGGGAACGTTGAGGCCCTGGCGCGCGGTGCGCAGAAGAAACTCGAATTTGCACTCGTCGGATACGGCTTCGGCAGCATGCTCGATAAAGTCCTCCAGCCCCTGATGCTCGCCCGCCTGGACGAGGCCCAGATGCCGCTCCGGAAGCGCCAGCGTCTTGTCGCTGCGGATGACCGCGATGACCGGCATGCGGATCGCATCGAGCGCCTGGCGCAGCATCGTCTCGTGCCGCTCGCTGCCGACCTTGTTGAGAATGACGCCGGCGATGCGGACATCAGCGCGGAAGCTCGCAAAGCCGCTGACGAGTGGCGCGACCGAATGCGACATGCGCGAAGCGTCGACAACGAGCACGACGGATAGGCGAAGCATGGCGGCGAGATCGGCCGCGGTCCCCTTGCCGTCGGCCGCACCGTCGAAGAGGCCCATCATCGCCTCAATGACCAGGATGCGATCGCCGGACCGGTGCAGCGCGGCATTGGCGGAAATCAACTCCGGCCGCATGGCCCAGGCGTCGAAATTCAGGCACGGCGCGCCGCTGGCGGCGGAGTGAAAGGCAGGATCGATATAGTCCGGGCCGGCCTTGCCGGGAGCGACCGCAACGCCGCGGTTGCGAAGCGCCCGAAGCAGGCCGAGCGTGATCGTAGTCTTGCCGGAGCCGGAGGACGGCGCAGCGATCAGCAACCCGCTCATGCCGTCACCTTCCCTCCGGTTCGGCGAAACGGATCGGGCTGTAACCTGCGCCCCGCCAAGGCACCCAGCCAATCGAGCGACGGGCGCAATCTCACGACCTCGCCGACGACGACAATTGCAGGCGGCTCCAAACCGGACGCCGCGACAGCGGCCGGTGCTTCGCCAAGCGTCGTTTCCAGAACCTGCTGCCCGA
It includes:
- a CDS encoding SRPBCC family protein, which gives rise to MSTLPAKIVHCSINRHWKEVYDFAGKPENMSLWASGLASGLEPEGSDWIAHGPLGTVRVSFVPHNEFGVIDHTVTIESGLRVYNALRIVPNGDGCEVMFTLLKQPGMTDDQFAADAAHVQKDLGALKSLMEM
- a CDS encoding VOC family protein, whose translation is MEKSANDLKIDYIEFNVADIAAAKVFYGNAFGWSFTDYGPSYCEFDDGRLTGGFTNIQPPRPGGGPLVILYADKLEEALEKVEQAGGKIVKPITAFPGGRRFHFLDKDGYELAVWSKT
- a CDS encoding PAS domain-containing protein, coding for MLELLQAFSSRCSQIEEAIRLGDDRRVATLDGGFELLVEVIVDHHAANLMEVYMQLQFVGYLLQQDAGDAASVSHHSTRLISLLERCFGALPRADVALPRELPLPAPKAYVTNVDNGNFLNSAILETFPDRVAVLTRDYRYLYSNPVNCAYLGRSPIDMIGRHVMEFIGEEQFVAQARAKFDACFAGQHVEYNYEQRGESRRTRCRMSPLRDLCGQVLGALVVLESADAISTIAA
- a CDS encoding lipid A biosynthesis lauroyl acyltransferase — encoded protein: MKLFLTRIVLKLEHFRQWLIAQLAFGFMNFLKLFPADSAIRFADWLTRKIGPHTSRHKLMLFNLRNAFPEKGEAELKEIALASWGNMGRLAAEYVFLDRLFDFDPERTGPGRVEVSGIPIFLDLRDNPRPFIVFTAHTGNFELLPVSSAAFGLHVTVLFRPPNNPYVAQKVFDFRSARMGKLVPSHAGSAFALARQLEAGQGVGVLVDQKFRKGLKTTFFGLDTKTNPLLPKLVRQFNCEVYPARCIRLAGNRYRLEIEPKLDMPRDEKGNLDLTATAQMLNDKVESWVREYPAQWLWYHDRWKVKHEVLK
- a CDS encoding zinc-binding dehydrogenase gives rise to the protein MRALQLIDDRKLEITDLPEPDAPAAGEATLRVKAVALNHIDVWGWRGMAFAKRKMPLVIGAEASGVVEAIGPGVANVLPGQLVAIYGARTCGLCRPCREGRDNLCEHVSGVHGFHLDGFAQEKVNLPARLLVPAPPGVDAIGAALAPVTFGTVEHMLFDNAKLEPGETILVHAGGSGIGTAAIQLAKKIGCTVITTVGSDDKIEKAKALGADHVINYRTDRFEGLVRKLTKKKGVDVVFEHVGKDTWAGSMLCMKRGGRLVTCGSTSGVSTDMNLMMLFQQQLKLLGSFGCRIENMANAMQKMGRGLIHPVIDTEVRFDDIDRALERMESRQIFGKIILKMD
- a CDS encoding beta-ketoacyl-ACP synthase; the protein is MTEATYKDHLGRPIVAVTGMGIITSLGQGLKDNWAALTSGTSGIHGITRFPTDGLSTRIAGTVDFIDIPVPNAVERSYAFARETTIEALCDAGISGDFNGPLFLAAPPIEPEWSARFDLADRSPPSDHPGDAYERFLAAMRQRTDPAFHEAALFGAISERLADRFGTRGLPVTLSTACASGATAIQLGIEAIRQGRTDRALAVATDGSLSAEALIRFSLLSALSTQNDPPTKASKPFSKDRDGFVIAEGAATLVLESLEAAVARGAKVLGIMKGAGEKADSFHRTRSSPDGGPAIATIHAALADAGIDESGIGYINAHGTSTPENDKMEYGSMLAVFGERMASIPLSSNKSMIGHTLTAAGAVEAVFSLQTMLTGTLPPTINYNNPDPSIVLDVVPNRKREQQVCAVLSNSFGFGGQNASLVMALEPA
- a CDS encoding beta-ketoacyl-ACP synthase: MSKAQNDVVITGVGIVTCQGVGKDAHVALLTAGRAPEPIIETEKFKPYPVHPLPEIDWSQQIAKRGDQRQMENWQRIGVFAAGLALDDAGFKENAETCGRMDMIVAAGGGERDINVDTLIVDEGLKRNDRELLLNEKLTTELRPTLFLAQLSNLLAGNISIVHKVTGSSRTFMGEEAAGISAVETAFYRIKSGESSHALVGGAFVAERQDMILLPESIGAHLQGKWAPLWSRKDTEGGGMILGSAGAFLVLESRKHAEARGAHIYATIDSIEGDRGNRNAGNLEVRLERLLQPAKNLAPETIAIFSGSTGMHDLAEREKAVLEHQLPGAAIRGFGGVSGHAIEAQFTLGLAFAALAVDSNAKVPPFDAAQEKPMSAGTTAAVVTAVGHQRGEGVAVLSADA
- a CDS encoding 3-hydroxyacyl-ACP dehydratase FabZ family protein, with product MLLEYFQMIDRVEAVDLEKGVLKARSVVPAKSPVFEGHFPGMPLVPGVLLIETMAQASGMLVLAATDFAAMPFLMSVDGAKMRTFVEPEAVLDIEAFLEHDGSGFAVTKAKITSGGKKVCDAQLKLRTMPFSEVPLGDIVKKRAVEVGLMDAIAAQGVKG
- a CDS encoding acyl carrier protein — encoded protein: MNSSLKEVQRVTATFDKVADIIAETSEIDRETITPESHTIDDLGIDSLDFLDIVFAIDKEFGIKIPLEKWTQEVNEGKVSTEEYFVLKNLCAKIDELRAAKA
- the cbiB gene encoding adenosylcobinamide-phosphate synthase CbiB, whose translation is MTIDENLLVLLLALLLDRIVGDPDLLWSRLPHPVVLFGKAISNFDRQFNSETLTKAERRLNGTVSITVLLAFSAAAGLVLHWFFGLFGFVGILLEVACVAIFMAQKSLADHVSAVAEALRGEGIVGGRKAISRIVGRDPETLDEPGICRAAIESLAENFSDGVVAPAFWYVVLGLPGLFLYKMLNTADSMIGHKSDKYIDFGWASARLDDLANWPAARLAILLIAAGAWLRRGASASREAFQVAIRDGGLHRSPNSGRPEAAMAGALDVQLAGPRVYSGIVVSEPMINGAGRGTATVKDVEDGIAVFNASCMILAIAVFLAFVALL
- the cobD gene encoding threonine-phosphate decarboxylase CobD, with amino-acid sequence MSVPIMHGGGISAAAAAFGGRPEDWLDLSTGINPCPAALPDIPAESWHRLPDKYLVQSAVAAARDYYRSGDLLPLPVPGTQSVIQLLPRLVEPGGRVAIVSPTYGEYEKAFRSAGFIVDAIDGIGAVDDRHALAVVVNPNNPDGQSYKPDELAALHDRLKGQGGCLVVDEAFGDAEPNLSLVPLASRLSNLVIFRSFGKFFGLAGLRLGFVVTASDMRERFEDWLGPWAVSGPALSIAASLLRSDTAPIIRRIAERQNALEGVLKGAGLETTGGTRLFSLVVDSRAGRIHTHLCRHHILVRKFDYAPEWLRFGLPPDFAADNRLVVALESFDG
- a CDS encoding cobyrinate a,c-diamide synthase, coding for MSGLLIAAPSSGSGKTTITLGLLRALRNRGVAVAPGKAGPDYIDPAFHSAASGAPCLNFDAWAMRPELISANAALHRSGDRILVIEAMMGLFDGAADGKGTAADLAAMLRLSVVLVVDASRMSHSVAPLVSGFASFRADVRIAGVILNKVGSERHETMLRQALDAIRMPVIAVIRSDKTLALPERHLGLVQAGEHQGLEDFIEHAAEAVSDECKFEFLLRTARQGLNVPSAANIHRLAPLGSRIAVARDIAFAFCYEHMLLGWRRRGATISFFSPLADEAPAADADAIYLPGGYPELHAGEIADAQNFRRAMVEAARRGTRIYGECGGYMVLGDGLIDAGGTRHEMLGLLPLVTSYEERSRHLGYRRVQPVDGAFFGHGMTAHEYHYSTVVREGDADRLFTVSDALGISLGEAGLRRGQIAGSYMHLIDLAGAAA